One genomic window of Tenacibaculum tangerinum includes the following:
- a CDS encoding N-acetylglucosamine kinase — protein sequence MVLIADGGSTKADWIAINDNKEEVFRVRTLGLNPAVISVEELRNRIINMFQLINIKEQVSEIYFYGAGCGTPKAVNILKELLESIFTNAKVSINEDMLAAVYASAGDKEAIVCILGTGSNSCYFDGNNIEMLVPSLGYTIMDEASGNFFGKKLIRDYYYKKMPKKIAKKFGDAYNLDADYIKQHLYRESNPNMFLANFAKFMFDFKEDVYIKKLIRKGFKKFFKCRILPFEKDNTTPIYFIGSIAFYFNDILESVADKYDLRIAGIIQRPIDNLLEYHKNKL from the coding sequence ATGGTTTTAATAGCAGATGGCGGATCTACCAAAGCGGATTGGATTGCTATAAACGACAACAAAGAAGAGGTTTTTAGAGTAAGAACTTTAGGACTTAATCCTGCTGTAATATCAGTAGAAGAACTTAGGAATAGAATTATCAATATGTTCCAGTTAATAAATATTAAAGAGCAAGTTTCTGAAATTTATTTTTATGGAGCGGGCTGTGGTACCCCAAAAGCAGTTAATATCTTAAAAGAATTATTAGAATCTATTTTTACCAATGCTAAAGTTTCTATTAATGAAGATATGCTTGCTGCTGTATATGCCAGTGCTGGAGATAAAGAGGCCATTGTATGCATACTAGGTACTGGCTCTAATAGCTGTTATTTTGATGGAAACAACATTGAAATGCTCGTGCCCTCGTTAGGATATACCATCATGGATGAAGCTAGTGGAAATTTCTTTGGTAAAAAACTTATTCGAGATTATTATTATAAAAAAATGCCGAAAAAAATCGCCAAGAAGTTTGGTGACGCTTATAACTTAGATGCCGATTATATTAAGCAACATTTATACCGAGAAAGCAACCCGAACATGTTTTTAGCGAACTTTGCTAAGTTTATGTTCGACTTTAAAGAAGATGTATATATTAAGAAATTAATCAGAAAAGGATTTAAAAAATTTTTTAAGTGTCGAATACTTCCTTTTGAAAAAGACAACACGACACCTATTTATTTTATAGGGTCTATCGCTTTTTATTTTAATGATATCTTAGAAAGTGTTGCCGACAAATATGACTTAAGGATAGCTGGAATAATTCAAAGACCCATAGATAACTTATTAGAGTATCATAAAAACAAACTTTAG